One genomic region from Ochotona princeps isolate mOchPri1 chromosome 5, mOchPri1.hap1, whole genome shotgun sequence encodes:
- the ZNF804A gene encoding zinc finger protein 804A codes for MECYYIVISSAHLSNGHFRNIKGVFRGPLSKNGNKTLDYAEKENTIAKALEDLKANFYCELCDKQYYKHQEFDNHINSYDHAHKQRLKELKQREFARNVASKSRKDERKQEKALQRLHKLAELRKESVCAPGSGPMFKSTTVTVRENCNEISQKVVVDSINNQDFKYTLIHSEENMKDGATVAPDAENTNNYIEKNNQVEDQVQGIHRNKTGFSFAFPKKASLKLESSAAAFSEYNDDASMEKEFSRKSRFLPGACHLQPSSPANVLLSSEGKAEALNPPDAICVDKEIAQTPEMKELPAEKDPLLLHSLCQLQLPLSSNADNCQKSVPSADPIPLEDIFFINEDVPMNYKSSEILGHKSAMLDLSSDCITVQSVTEENIKHNVVSTVEVENKNGSEALTTSNIKEGNQNRHKTADFHKRQSEPFVPVLNKRGSTILQWPTEMLVYTTTEPSISYSCNPLCFDFKSSKLNNNTEKNKVSLSHLYSQQKEEDVCKTSASDYKDPSIVDVSNCDPGSSRNEYTQITPLLTDDSLSNSCKSEKSDNMGQRYKNRSCRIRKTEKFNFNKNSMKQDKLNEKYNKIKLKDNHRHWFHKSRRKKKRRKFCQHHHGEKTKESETHCIMETENSYSDSARKNLLEHTSEKKNLAAEQLLDLHLLPDEEPVTSLIYLSENEATCKTGNTECNDSESVSSRKHSEKNTVVPNGQSDPTLMHSSDPNLTYSRTYCCWKAKRTRYSQNDRCLVLQNDMKCISQNQAVKRGYNSLTNESERFYRKRRQHSYSYSSDESLNQQNCLSEESLRPPSTSIISCKPKKKRRRKRSKFRPRFETLEIKGNTNFPVKDGLVSGEKKEEIVPEEVASIERNLEQTDQVTNKLDLYPCHPLHPETSGVAEQSVMETSSGDLSEISKEPTTSTYVTCAPTKEAINNTLLGHKEESEITKINEKRIPLKVPNTENNFRQSQPKSYLCHYELAEALPQGKVNEASPEWLRYNSTLLNTQPPLPFKEAHVSGHSFVTTEQILTPIALPEQAVLIPIENHDKFKSLPCEVYQHILQPNALTNKIKLTFPPAARPPPGTPLQPLPLQQPLCSTSVTTIHHTVLQQHAAAAAAAAAAAAAGTFKVLQPHQQFLTLPQISVGPVGHRLCPGNQPTFVAPPQMPIIPASVLHPSHLAFPPLPHSLFPALLSPHPTVIPLQPLF; via the exons AGGCTTAAAGAACTGAAACAAAGGGAATTTGCTCGAAATGTAGCATCTAAATccagaaaagatgaaagaaaacaggaaaaggcaCTACAACGCCTACACAAGCTAGCAGAGCTAAGAAAAGAATCTGTGTG TGCTCCTGGAAGTGGTCCCATGTTCAAATCAACAACTGTTACTGTGAGAGAAAATTGTAATGAAATTTCCCAAAAAGTTGTTGTAGATTCAATAAATAACCAAGATTTCAAATATACTTTGATTCATAGTGAAGAGAATATGAAAGATGGTGCCACTGTTGCTCCAGACgcagaaaacacaaataattaTATAGAAAAAAACAACCAAGTTGAAGACCAAGTCCAGGGAATTCACAGGAACAAAACTggcttttcttttgcatttccaaAGAAAGCATCGCTGAAGCTAGAGTCCTCAGCTGCGGCCTTCTCTGAGTACAATGATGATGCCTCTATGGAAAAAGAATTTAGCAGAAAAAGTAGGTTTCTTCCTGGTGCTTGTCACCTTCAACCGTCTTCACCAGCAAATGTGCTTTTGAGCTCTGAGGGGAAGGCTGAAGCTTTAAATCCTCCAGATGCAATATGTGTTGACAAAGAAATTGCTCAAACTCCAGAGATGAAAGAGCTCCCTGCTGAAAAAGATCCACTGCTGTTACATTCATTGTGCCAGCTTCAACTCCCTCTATCTTCCAATGCAGATAATTGCCAAAAGTCAGTCCCATCAGCAGATCCAATACCACTGGAGgacattttttttataaatgaagatgTGCCTATGAATTATAAAAGTTCTGAGATTTTAGGACATAAATCTGCAATGCTTGATCTATCTAGTGATTGCATAACTGTACAGTCTGtcacagaagaaaatattaaacataATGTTGTATCTACAGttgaagttgaaaataaaaatggctCTGAGGCACTGACCACTTCAAATATTAAAGAGGGTAACCAAAACAGGCATAAGACAGCAGATTTCCATAAAAGACAATCTGAACCATTTGTACCTGTACTTAACAAACGTGGTTCAACAATTCTTCAGTGGCCAACAGAAATGCTGGTCTATACAACTACAGAACCATCAATTTCCTATAGTTGTAATCCTCTCTGTTTTGATTTCAAGTCcagtaaattaaataataatacagaaaaaaataaggtGTCCTTAAGTCATCTGTATTCtcaacagaaggaagaagatGTTTGCAAGACATCGGCTTCAGATTACAAGGATCCATCTATTGTAGACGTCTCTAATTGTGACCCTGGAAGTAGCAGAAATGAGTACACGCAAATCACTCCTCTTTTGACTGATGATTCTCTCTCTAACAGTTGCAAATCTGAAAAAAGTGACAATATGGGACAGAGATATAAAAATAGATCCTGTAGAATcaggaaaactgaaaaatttaattttaataaaaactcAATGAAGCAAGACAAACTGAAtgagaaatacaataaaataaagttgaaagATAATCATCGACACTGGTTCcataaaagcagaagaaagaaaaagagaagaaaattttgTCAGCATCATCATGGGGAGAAAACCAAAGAATCAGAAACTCATTGCATAATGGAAACAGAGAATAGTTATAGTGATTCAGCTAGGAAAAATCTACTGGAACACACTTCAGAAAAGAAGAATTTAGCTGCAGAACAATTATTAGATTTGCATCTCTTGCCTGATGAAGAACCTGTCACATCACTCATATACTTAAGTGAAAATGAAGCAACATGTAAAACTGGGAATACTGAATGCAATGATAGTGAGTCTGTCAGTTCTAGGAAACACTCTGAAAAGAACACAGTAGTTCCAAATGGACAGTCAGATCCCACACTAATGCATTCTAGCGACCCCAATTTAACATACTCCAGAACTTACTGTTGTTGGAAAGCAAAAAGGACAAGGTACAGTCAGAATGACAGGTGCTTGGTTCTTCAAAACGACATGAAATGCATAAGTCAGAATCAGGCTGTGAAAAGAGGATACAATTCTCTCACAAATGAATCAGAACGATTCTACCGAAAACGTAGACAACATTCATATTCTTATTCTTCGGATGAAAGTTTAAACCAACAGAATTGCTTATCAGAAGAATCTCTGAGGCCACCAAGTACTTCCATTATTTCTTGCAagcctaaaaagaaaagaaggagaaaaagaagcaaatttcGCCCTAGGTTTGAAACCTTGGAAATcaaaggaaatacaaattttCCTGTGAAGGATGGATTAGTAagtggagagaaaaaggaagaaatagtacCAGAAGAAGTTGCAAGTATTGAAAGGAACTTAGAACAAACAGATCAAGTAACTAACAAACTGGATTTGTACCCTTGTCATCCTCTTCATCCTGAAACCAGTGGTGTTGCTGAGCAATCAGTAATGGAGACCTCTTCAGGTGATTTGTCAGAGATTTCTAAGGAACCCACTACATCCACATATGTGACTTGTGCCCCAACAAAAGAAGCAATCAACAATACCTTGCTTGGCCACAAAGAAGAAAGTGAGAttacaaaaattaatgaaaagcgCATTCCTCTCAAGGTGCCTAATACTGAAAATAACTTTAGACAGTCACAGCCCAAGTCATACCTTTGCCACTATGAACTGGCTGAGGCCCTTCCACAAGGGAAGGTGAACGAGGCATCCCCCGAGTGGCTGCGTTATAATTCAACACTCCTCAACACACAACCACCATTACCATTCAAGGAAGCACATGTCAGTGGTCATAGCTTTGTAACAACTGAGCAGATTTTGACTCCAATAGCTTTACCAGAACAAGCAGTTTTGATCCCAATAGAAAACCATGACAAATTCAAAAGTTTACCATGTGAGGTTTACCAGCACATTCTCCAACCGAATGCGTTGACCAACAAGATCAAACTTACCTTTCCTCCAGCTGCCCGTCCACCCCCTGGTACACCTCTGCAGCCTTTGCCTTTGCAGCAACCCTTATGTTCTACCTCTGTAACCACAATCCATCACACTGTTTTGCAGCAGcacgctgctgctgcagcagcggcagcagcagctgctgctgcaggaacCTTCAAAGTGCTTCAGCCACATCAACAGTTTCTCACCTTACCTCAGATCTCAGTAGGACCAGTAGGACACAGGCTTTGCCCTGGTAACCAGCCAACTTTTGTTGCTCCTCCTCAAATGCCAATCATTCCAGCTTCTGTTCTTCATCCTAGCCACCTGGCTTTCCCACCTCTACCCCATAGTCTctttcctgcactgctttccccacACCCTACTGTCATCCCTCTGCAGCCCCTCTTCTAG